A genomic stretch from Sulfurihydrogenibium azorense Az-Fu1 includes:
- a CDS encoding DNA gyrase/topoisomerase IV subunit A, translated as MEDIKKVPIEEEIKSAYIDYAMSVIAGRAIPDVRDGLKPVQRRILFAMYELGLLPNKPYKKSARVVGETLGKFHPHGDTSVYDALVRMAQDFTMRYPLIDGQGNFGSIDGDPQAAMRYTEARLTKLAVEMLEDIDKNTVDMVPNFDSSLEEPTVLPSKFPNLICNGTSGIAVGLATSIPPHNFTEVAEALKYLAQFPDATVEELCQFIKGPDFPTGGIITNSHEEIIDIYKTARGSITIKGKARIEKLPGNRQRVVIYEIPYQVNKVELIKRIAELVRTGKEKGISDLRDESDRTGIRIVIELKRDADPEKVLKKLYKSTPLEKSFPVNFTVLVDKQPKVLSLKEILQEFIKHRLEVITRRTLFDLEKAENRLHIVEGLIVALENADKVIDIVRSSKDTSQARELLTTRYNLTETQANAILDMRLARFTALETTKLKEEKKELEAQIENYKKILSTEEEKIKVFIQEMDEMLSKYSDERKTTIAVEKELTFKEYFMFAIMSSGKVYNHKVDENTDKSEILQKIINDISLNSVEGKKIVSIQEVESSKPVAFFTKEGKADWSLVIDLPKGEGKLKIDSEIVGTIYQGEGEENRVFLITKKGIIKRMFDEDIFYKSHKHTVMPLNEGDELAVAIADQNPSYIGIYTKNADLLLFERNEVRVTGDKAKGVEGIDLDPNDEVAGSFLIDGHNYILIATSKGYMKLVEKSEFPIKKRGQKGLMAVKLNKDDYVVSMIPVDIGEDVLVQTKHGKLLKIKVDPSIIPIGKRTSTGENKFNFEADSIVKVLKLPKFQEIGNDS; from the coding sequence ATGGAAGACATTAAGAAAGTTCCTATAGAAGAAGAGATAAAAAGTGCGTACATAGATTACGCAATGTCTGTTATAGCCGGAAGGGCTATCCCAGATGTTAGGGATGGTTTAAAACCAGTTCAAAGAAGAATCTTATTTGCAATGTATGAGTTGGGATTGCTACCTAACAAACCTTACAAAAAATCTGCAAGAGTTGTAGGTGAGACTTTAGGTAAATTCCATCCTCACGGAGATACTTCTGTTTACGATGCACTTGTTAGAATGGCTCAAGATTTTACGATGAGATATCCTCTTATAGATGGCCAAGGAAACTTTGGTTCTATAGATGGAGACCCTCAAGCTGCAATGCGTTATACAGAGGCAAGACTTACAAAACTTGCAGTAGAGATGCTTGAAGATATAGATAAAAACACCGTTGATATGGTACCAAACTTTGATTCATCTTTAGAAGAACCAACGGTTTTGCCTTCAAAATTTCCAAACCTTATATGTAATGGAACGTCAGGAATAGCTGTAGGGCTTGCTACAAGTATTCCTCCCCACAACTTTACAGAAGTCGCAGAGGCTCTCAAATACCTTGCTCAATTTCCTGATGCAACAGTTGAAGAACTATGTCAGTTTATAAAAGGTCCTGATTTCCCAACAGGTGGAATAATAACAAACTCTCACGAAGAGATAATAGATATATACAAAACAGCCAGAGGCTCTATAACTATAAAAGGTAAAGCTAGAATTGAAAAACTACCCGGAAACAGACAAAGAGTAGTTATATATGAGATACCATACCAAGTAAATAAAGTTGAGCTTATAAAAAGAATAGCAGAATTAGTTAGAACAGGAAAAGAAAAAGGTATATCAGACTTAAGAGACGAATCAGACAGAACAGGAATAAGAATAGTTATAGAGCTTAAAAGAGACGCAGACCCAGAAAAAGTTTTAAAAAAACTCTACAAAAGCACTCCCCTTGAAAAAAGCTTCCCTGTTAACTTTACGGTCTTAGTAGACAAACAACCAAAAGTTTTAAGTCTAAAAGAGATACTCCAAGAATTTATAAAACATAGATTAGAAGTTATAACAAGAAGAACGTTATTTGACCTTGAAAAAGCAGAAAACAGACTTCACATAGTAGAAGGTTTAATAGTAGCCCTTGAGAACGCAGACAAAGTGATAGACATAGTAAGGTCATCAAAAGACACATCACAAGCAAGAGAACTTTTAACAACAAGGTACAATCTAACAGAAACACAAGCAAATGCAATCCTTGATATGAGACTTGCAAGGTTTACAGCATTAGAAACAACTAAATTAAAAGAAGAGAAAAAGGAACTTGAAGCTCAGATAGAAAACTACAAAAAAATTCTCTCAACTGAAGAAGAAAAGATAAAAGTGTTTATTCAAGAAATGGATGAGATGCTTTCAAAATATTCAGACGAGAGAAAGACAACTATAGCAGTAGAAAAAGAACTTACATTTAAAGAGTACTTTATGTTTGCGATAATGTCTTCAGGAAAAGTATACAATCACAAAGTAGATGAAAATACAGATAAAAGTGAGATTTTACAGAAAATTATAAACGATATATCTTTAAACTCTGTGGAAGGTAAAAAGATAGTATCTATTCAGGAAGTAGAGAGCTCTAAACCTGTTGCATTCTTCACAAAAGAAGGAAAGGCAGACTGGAGTCTTGTTATAGACCTTCCAAAAGGAGAAGGTAAGTTAAAGATAGATTCAGAGATTGTAGGAACAATTTACCAAGGAGAAGGAGAGGAAAATAGAGTATTTTTAATAACTAAGAAAGGTATTATAAAAAGAATGTTTGATGAAGACATCTTCTACAAATCTCATAAACATACTGTAATGCCTTTAAATGAAGGAGATGAGTTAGCAGTTGCTATAGCAGACCAAAATCCATCTTATATAGGAATATACACAAAAAATGCAGATTTATTACTTTTTGAAAGAAACGAAGTTAGAGTAACAGGTGATAAAGCTAAAGGAGTAGAAGGAATAGATTTAGATCCAAACGATGAAGTTGCAGGATCGTTCTTAATAGATGGCCATAACTATATTTTAATTGCTACTTCAAAAGGTTATATGAAGTTAGTTGAAAAGTCTGAGTTTCCTATAAAGAAAAGAGGACAAAAAGGACTAATGGCTGTAAAACTTAATAAAGATGATTATGTGGTCTCTATGATTCCTGTAGATATAGGTGAAGATGTTTTAGTTCAAACAAAACATGGAAAGCTATTAAAAATCAAAGTAGACCCATCTATAATACCAATAGGAAAAAGAACATCTACTGGAGAAAATAAATTTAACTTTGAAGCTGACAGTATAGTAAAAGTTCTAAAATTACCGAAATTTCAGGAAATAGGAAATGATAGTTAG
- a CDS encoding molybdopterin-dependent oxidoreductase produces MKRVGERGEGKWKRISWDEAITEVATRIYETMLTVGPQGNYIHVGAGMLTEARAASGKRLGTLLGAVRPYIASYVGDMFPGVSLVYGEGNIGFSYDFVYTANVQIWWGQDPNKTRIPDAHWVWEGKYNGGKVIVITPDYNATAKGADLWVPVRAGYDGFLAMSIINEIIQQKLYKPNFIKVFTDLPFLVRLDNKKLLRLSDIDKNDPMFDKEIFHNMEEKAHGKEFEEHEVFLSYNLKNGKFTIMPGSEGNPVKTLRLKDLGWDIDPALEGVYEVRLKDGSKVKVTPVFELLKAEAAKFPAEKTFKLTNVHPKIVQQLARDIALPKVAFISMGFTIGKYFNGMLAQRAIASITPLCGRLGPYGGFNTENEWSISGLAKISGFAGKYKERFASGFVSEFVLGNMMQDFDKLYEEETFKQVMGMSKEEYKKKVEEMLSKSEGDKGIGHGKSYWKDVQTFLLFADARFRRNKGSSYKKAFLEKAKFIAYVDFRMSDFANYADILLPAKSHYEVWDLRTNPGYHRFANLAHPPANLKPVGEAKSEWEICTMIVEKIQEIAMKKYKETGDKKYIKIPDPQLSKTGYRDLDTLVDEYTINGQLRTDKDAVELALENTDQFKPNTIESMFKRGGYLVLNEKAGKSSPLYPDKPYNVFENNLFLYERFETLSGRITYYVDDDLWIQEGANVPTAKEPIRPRKFPFVLMTPHARWSIHSTYKTSTLLLRLQRGKPYVMINPEIARKKGIKDGDEVRVYNTLGEFYAMAKVYPSCPKDAILLEHGWEPFFYKGRKGHNEVVASPLNLLELSDGWGHLKFGGNWDGNQHAYETSVDIEKV; encoded by the coding sequence ATGAAGAGAGTAGGAGAAAGAGGAGAAGGTAAATGGAAGAGAATATCTTGGGATGAGGCTATTACAGAAGTGGCTACTAGAATATACGAAACTATGTTAACTGTTGGTCCTCAAGGAAACTACATACATGTTGGTGCAGGTATGCTTACAGAAGCAAGGGCAGCCTCTGGTAAAAGACTTGGAACGTTACTTGGTGCTGTAAGACCTTACATAGCTTCTTACGTTGGTGATATGTTCCCTGGTGTGTCTTTAGTTTACGGTGAAGGTAATATAGGATTCTCTTACGACTTTGTTTACACTGCAAACGTTCAAATTTGGTGGGGACAAGACCCTAATAAAACAAGAATTCCTGATGCTCACTGGGTTTGGGAAGGTAAATATAACGGTGGAAAAGTTATAGTTATCACTCCTGACTACAACGCAACAGCAAAGGGAGCTGACCTATGGGTGCCTGTAAGAGCTGGATATGACGGATTTTTAGCAATGTCTATAATAAATGAGATAATCCAGCAAAAACTCTACAAACCTAACTTTATTAAAGTATTTACAGACCTACCTTTCTTGGTTAGACTTGATAATAAGAAGCTATTAAGACTATCAGACATAGATAAAAATGATCCTATGTTTGATAAAGAGATATTCCACAATATGGAAGAAAAAGCCCACGGAAAAGAGTTTGAAGAGCATGAAGTATTTTTATCCTACAACCTTAAAAACGGTAAATTCACAATAATGCCTGGTTCTGAAGGAAACCCAGTTAAAACGTTGAGATTAAAAGACCTTGGATGGGACATAGACCCAGCTTTAGAAGGTGTTTATGAGGTTAGATTAAAAGATGGTTCAAAAGTTAAAGTTACACCTGTGTTTGAGCTGTTAAAAGCAGAAGCTGCAAAATTCCCAGCAGAAAAGACATTTAAACTAACAAATGTTCATCCAAAGATAGTCCAACAACTTGCAAGGGATATAGCCCTTCCAAAAGTTGCGTTTATATCTATGGGATTTACAATAGGTAAGTACTTTAACGGAATGTTAGCTCAAAGGGCTATAGCGTCTATTACGCCACTTTGTGGAAGACTTGGACCTTACGGTGGATTTAACACTGAGAATGAGTGGTCAATATCAGGGCTGGCAAAAATATCTGGATTTGCTGGTAAATATAAAGAAAGATTTGCATCTGGATTTGTAAGTGAGTTTGTCCTTGGTAATATGATGCAAGATTTTGATAAGCTCTATGAAGAAGAAACATTTAAACAAGTGATGGGAATGTCAAAAGAAGAGTATAAAAAGAAAGTGGAAGAGATGCTTTCAAAATCTGAAGGTGATAAAGGAATAGGGCATGGAAAGTCTTACTGGAAAGATGTTCAAACATTCTTACTCTTTGCAGATGCAAGATTTAGAAGAAATAAAGGATCTTCTTACAAAAAAGCATTCTTAGAGAAAGCTAAATTTATAGCCTATGTGGACTTTAGAATGTCAGATTTTGCAAATTATGCAGATATACTTCTACCAGCAAAATCTCACTACGAAGTTTGGGACCTAAGAACGAACCCAGGGTACCACAGGTTTGCAAACTTAGCACATCCACCTGCAAATCTAAAACCAGTTGGAGAAGCTAAATCTGAGTGGGAAATCTGTACAATGATCGTTGAAAAAATTCAAGAAATTGCAATGAAAAAGTACAAAGAAACAGGAGATAAAAAATACATTAAAATACCAGACCCGCAACTTTCAAAAACCGGGTACAGAGACCTTGATACATTAGTTGACGAGTACACGATAAACGGACAACTCAGAACTGACAAAGATGCGGTAGAGCTTGCTCTTGAAAACACAGACCAGTTTAAACCAAACACAATAGAATCTATGTTTAAAAGAGGTGGTTACTTAGTACTAAACGAAAAAGCTGGAAAATCCTCACCTCTATATCCAGATAAACCATATAATGTATTTGAAAATAATCTTTTCCTATATGAAAGATTTGAAACTCTATCAGGAAGAATAACTTACTATGTAGATGATGACTTATGGATACAGGAAGGTGCAAACGTACCAACTGCAAAAGAACCTATCAGACCAAGAAAATTCCCATTTGTACTTATGACACCACACGCAAGATGGTCTATCCACTCTACTTATAAGACATCAACACTTCTCCTTAGACTCCAAAGAGGAAAACCTTACGTAATGATAAACCCTGAGATTGCAAGGAAAAAAGGTATTAAAGATGGAGATGAAGTAAGAGTTTACAATACTTTAGGTGAGTTTTACGCAATGGCTAAGGTATACCCTTCTTGTCCTAAAGATGCAATACTTCTTGAACATGGTTGGGAACCATTCTTCTACAAAGGAAGAAAAGGACATAACGAAGTTGTTGCTTCACCTTTAAACCTGTTAGAGCTTTCCGACGGTTGGGGACATCTCAAGTTTGGTGGAAACTGGGATGGTAACCAACATGCTTACGAAACTTCCGTTGATATAGAAAAAGTTTAA
- a CDS encoding YeeE/YedE thiosulfate transporter family protein: MEHTNHLIMGLITGALFGFVLFKVGAVRYSRVEGMLLLRDLKIMKFAFTGIATASIIYGLADILGFSESTNLIPRIMPYLGVAHLIGGVMFGIAMASAGFCPGTCVARVGAGKFISAAGVVGLVLGVIIYNAIQPSLVEAGILGNKQDLTLYGVLGVPYGPLAVAWGVLFLVFALIADWLDPAKKLYQEKTSFNLIKDEWHWAIGGVAAGSIIAWATAQGEYLGFSGALLALVGWISHLIGYPISNVVPQVNETILWHSGLILGVLPGAFLAAIISGRFKFDPVPPAFARVTPIPYVRMVLVFFAGIFLALGALIGGGCTTGAFLAAYPTLSIGSMAMSGTYFIVGVLTANLIYFGRWSRFLEAKKESEEVYD; the protein is encoded by the coding sequence ATGGAACACACAAATCATCTTATAATGGGTCTTATAACAGGTGCTCTATTTGGTTTTGTTCTCTTTAAGGTTGGAGCTGTAAGGTATTCCCGTGTTGAAGGTATGCTCCTTTTAAGGGACTTAAAAATTATGAAGTTTGCGTTTACTGGGATAGCTACAGCTTCAATAATCTATGGACTTGCTGATATTCTTGGATTTTCAGAATCTACAAACCTTATTCCAAGAATAATGCCTTATCTGGGAGTAGCTCACCTTATAGGTGGTGTAATGTTTGGAATTGCTATGGCTTCTGCAGGTTTTTGTCCGGGAACGTGTGTTGCAAGAGTAGGAGCAGGAAAGTTTATATCAGCTGCAGGTGTTGTTGGTTTAGTTTTGGGTGTGATTATTTATAACGCTATTCAACCCTCTTTAGTAGAGGCTGGTATTTTAGGTAATAAACAAGATTTAACCCTTTATGGTGTCTTAGGAGTTCCTTATGGTCCATTAGCTGTTGCATGGGGAGTTTTATTTTTAGTATTTGCTTTAATTGCTGATTGGTTAGACCCTGCTAAGAAACTTTATCAAGAGAAAACAAGTTTTAATCTTATAAAAGATGAGTGGCATTGGGCTATAGGTGGTGTAGCTGCTGGTTCTATAATCGCATGGGCTACAGCTCAGGGAGAATACTTGGGCTTTTCAGGAGCTCTACTTGCATTAGTAGGTTGGATTTCTCACTTAATAGGTTATCCTATATCAAACGTTGTTCCTCAAGTTAATGAAACCATACTATGGCATTCTGGATTAATATTAGGTGTTTTACCTGGTGCTTTCTTGGCTGCTATAATATCAGGTAGATTTAAGTTTGATCCTGTTCCTCCTGCGTTTGCAAGAGTTACACCAATCCCTTACGTAAGAATGGTTTTAGTTTTCTTCGCAGGAATATTTTTGGCTTTAGGAGCTTTAATAGGTGGTGGTTGCACAACTGGAGCATTCTTAGCTGCCTATCCTACACTTTCTATAGGTAGTATGGCAATGTCCGGAACTTACTTTATAGTAGGTGTACTAACTGCAAACTTAATATACTTTGGTAGATGGTCAAGATTTTTAGAAGCTAAAAAAGAATCTGAAGAAGTTTACGACTAA
- a CDS encoding c-type cytochrome, with product MKKALSLLALSTLVISSNAGVDKFEDDVIEAKQIANISEEGLSSLPTKKITLYQQYTVALNDANAKKLVEEQKPVEAEVTVGYNQKEIGILIKWKDETKSVQPAMTTNKYGDGVSVQFPVKYGKGTTLAYIGMGDSKHPVMTYLKKAVEGKDYQKAFIAEGFGSLTEIQEKGYTFTMKYDDANKQWIAFIKKPIKTPDLNLASGMVPVSFAIWDGNSLNRDGNKVISNWKFIKMGNAKVDPNYLKYISWGYGEIGNPARGKELMIQNGCNGCHRFADQTAAPEGLAPNLSKIGGYSNPIYLKESIVNPNDVVIRNLNINRHYNKAAGPDKNGAYPNNDMYTWYIKDDKGNITSKMPPYAHLSEQDLKDIVAYLKTLK from the coding sequence ATGAAAAAAGCTTTATCTTTACTTGCTTTATCAACTTTAGTAATATCTTCCAATGCTGGCGTAGATAAGTTTGAAGATGATGTTATAGAAGCTAAACAAATAGCAAATATATCTGAAGAAGGTCTTTCGTCTTTACCTACAAAAAAAATAACTTTATATCAGCAATATACAGTTGCATTAAATGATGCAAATGCTAAAAAATTAGTAGAGGAACAAAAGCCTGTAGAAGCAGAAGTTACCGTTGGTTATAATCAAAAAGAGATAGGAATTTTAATAAAATGGAAAGATGAAACAAAATCTGTTCAGCCAGCTATGACAACTAACAAGTATGGAGATGGAGTATCAGTTCAATTTCCAGTTAAATACGGTAAAGGGACAACTCTTGCTTACATAGGAATGGGAGACTCAAAACATCCTGTTATGACTTATCTAAAAAAGGCTGTAGAAGGAAAGGATTACCAAAAGGCATTTATAGCTGAAGGCTTTGGAAGTTTAACTGAGATTCAAGAAAAAGGTTATACATTTACAATGAAATACGATGATGCAAATAAGCAATGGATAGCTTTTATTAAAAAACCTATAAAAACACCTGATTTAAACCTTGCTTCTGGAATGGTTCCGGTATCTTTTGCAATATGGGATGGAAACTCTCTAAACAGAGATGGTAATAAAGTTATATCTAACTGGAAGTTTATAAAAATGGGTAATGCAAAAGTAGATCCTAACTACTTAAAATATATCTCATGGGGATACGGTGAAATAGGTAATCCAGCAAGAGGTAAAGAGTTAATGATTCAAAATGGATGTAACGGTTGCCACAGATTTGCAGACCAAACTGCAGCTCCAGAAGGACTGGCTCCAAATCTTTCAAAAATCGGAGGATACTCTAACCCTATATACCTAAAAGAGTCAATAGTAAATCCAAACGATGTTGTAATTAGAAACCTTAACATAAACAGACACTATAACAAAGCTGCAGGACCAGATAAAAATGGTGCTTATCCAAATAACGATATGTATACATGGTACATAAAAGACGACAAAGGTAATATAACTTCTAAAATGCCACCGTATGCTCATTTATCTGAACAGGATTTAAAAGATATAGTTGCGTATTTAAAAACTTTAAAATGA
- the nrfD gene encoding NrfD/PsrC family molybdoenzyme membrane anchor subunit: protein MLGAEVTFDVALPKVVWGWLVSTNMWAKSIATGSFLLGLYFIKKYPEKDAFFRKWVPILGLIFIGITLLVTVLDLHHMFRFWKIFLFAHFTSAVTLGAWVVSGFVIVLLISFWSWVTGNKKLFDKVMLPGFVLAFFSTIYTAGIMGESTARELWVFPAEMIQMLLSATLAGSAAYLLLMTIYKVEMEEVKRELGYILIGSAFLSGMMYLGEILFARMHSEFSHRAVEILTFGSLAPMFWLGIFLTFIIPIILVGIANEKKKYEYALLGSISALVGLWLVKHSWLLAPQMLPLS, encoded by the coding sequence ATGTTGGGAGCTGAAGTAACTTTTGATGTAGCGTTACCAAAAGTTGTATGGGGATGGCTTGTTTCAACAAATATGTGGGCTAAAAGTATTGCAACAGGAAGTTTTCTTCTTGGTTTGTATTTTATAAAAAAGTATCCAGAAAAAGATGCATTTTTTAGAAAGTGGGTTCCAATACTTGGATTAATATTTATAGGTATTACACTTTTAGTAACAGTTTTAGACCTTCACCATATGTTTAGATTTTGGAAGATATTCTTATTTGCACACTTTACTTCAGCAGTTACACTCGGAGCATGGGTTGTTTCTGGTTTTGTTATAGTCCTTTTAATATCTTTCTGGTCATGGGTAACTGGAAATAAAAAACTTTTTGATAAAGTGATGCTTCCAGGGTTTGTACTGGCATTCTTTTCAACTATCTACACTGCAGGTATAATGGGTGAATCAACAGCAAGAGAGTTATGGGTTTTCCCTGCTGAAATGATTCAAATGCTTTTATCTGCAACATTGGCAGGTTCTGCAGCTTACCTTTTACTTATGACAATTTATAAAGTTGAGATGGAAGAAGTAAAAAGAGAGCTTGGTTATATACTTATAGGTTCTGCATTTTTATCAGGAATGATGTACCTTGGAGAGATTTTATTTGCAAGAATGCACTCAGAATTTTCCCATAGAGCTGTGGAAATTTTAACATTTGGTAGTCTTGCACCTATGTTCTGGCTTGGAATATTTTTAACATTCATCATCCCAATAATCTTAGTAGGAATAGCAAACGAAAAGAAAAAGTACGAGTATGCTTTACTTGGCTCAATATCTGCTTTGGTTGGTCTTTGGCTTGTAAAACATTCATGGCTTTTAGCTCCTCAAATGTTACCACTTAGTTAA
- a CDS encoding 4Fe-4S dicluster domain-containing protein — MRLGFLVDLSRCMGCMACAVSCKAENDVPLHSWRLRVKYIDQGEFPEVKRHFVPLRCNHCENAPCERICPVSALHYLPNGIVNVDHNRCIGCASCMMACPYNAIYIDPITNSADKCTYCAHRIEVGMMPACVVACPTHANIFGDLDDPESEISKYLKEHKDVMVRKPELNTKPKHFYVRGSTVALDPLASERPEGYTLFTEVKFLDHIGGH; from the coding sequence ATGAGACTTGGATTTTTAGTGGATTTAAGTAGATGTATGGGGTGTATGGCTTGTGCTGTATCTTGTAAGGCTGAAAACGATGTTCCTTTACATAGTTGGAGGTTGAGGGTTAAGTACATAGACCAAGGGGAGTTTCCAGAAGTAAAGAGACACTTTGTACCTTTAAGATGTAATCACTGTGAAAATGCCCCTTGTGAAAGAATATGTCCTGTAAGTGCATTACATTACCTTCCTAACGGTATAGTAAACGTTGACCACAACAGATGTATAGGATGTGCGTCCTGTATGATGGCTTGTCCATACAATGCGATTTATATAGACCCTATTACAAACTCTGCAGACAAGTGTACTTACTGTGCCCATAGAATAGAAGTAGGAATGATGCCTGCGTGTGTAGTTGCATGCCCAACCCATGCAAACATATTTGGTGATTTAGATGACCCTGAAAGTGAAATCTCTAAATACTTAAAAGAACATAAAGATGTAATGGTTAGAAAACCAGAGTTAAACACAAAACCAAAACATTTTTATGTAAGAGGTTCTACAGTTGCTCTTGACCCATTAGCTTCAGAAAGACCTGAAGGTTATACTTTATTTACAGAAGTTAAGTTTTTAGACCATATAGGAGGGCATTAA
- a CDS encoding sulfurtransferase: MKKVLTLAAAGLLTVAASSKAADLLISVDQAKDLLGKAVFVCGDDPKVFQAGHIPNAQNAYAHDLHYLSDIKKCGGLPMCENNAQKLISGLGISNNSHVIAYDDGKGPNASGVWFFLYLYGVDNVQMLDGGFATWKAKGLPVETGPAKKPAPGKFTVKVRKDILATKDEVLKASKDPNYVILDARRFEEYTGKTLLEALEAPGKHKQVERGGHIPGAKFFEWKKLAGNPNGEPDKPLFKPVDQIKKQLERAGITPDKTVISYCHVGLGRGSFVFAALKLAGYPKAKVYVGSWDEWGNDASLPIEQ; the protein is encoded by the coding sequence ATGAAAAAAGTTTTAACACTTGCAGCAGCAGGACTTTTAACAGTAGCAGCATCTTCAAAGGCTGCAGATTTACTAATCTCTGTAGACCAAGCAAAAGACTTACTTGGAAAGGCAGTGTTTGTATGTGGTGATGACCCAAAAGTATTTCAAGCAGGACACATTCCAAATGCTCAAAATGCATACGCTCACGACCTTCACTACCTCTCTGACATTAAAAAGTGTGGCGGACTTCCTATGTGTGAAAACAATGCACAAAAGTTAATATCTGGGCTTGGTATCAGCAACAACTCTCACGTAATAGCTTACGACGATGGTAAAGGACCTAACGCATCTGGTGTATGGTTTTTCCTTTACTTATACGGTGTTGACAACGTTCAAATGTTAGATGGTGGTTTTGCTACTTGGAAAGCAAAAGGATTACCTGTAGAAACAGGTCCTGCTAAAAAACCAGCTCCTGGTAAATTTACTGTAAAAGTAAGAAAAGATATCTTAGCTACAAAAGATGAAGTACTAAAAGCTTCAAAAGATCCTAACTATGTGATACTTGATGCAAGAAGATTTGAAGAATACACAGGTAAAACTCTATTGGAAGCATTGGAAGCTCCTGGAAAACACAAGCAAGTTGAAAGGGGTGGACACATTCCTGGAGCTAAATTCTTTGAATGGAAAAAACTGGCTGGTAACCCTAACGGTGAGCCTGATAAACCTCTATTTAAACCTGTAGATCAAATCAAAAAACAACTTGAAAGAGCTGGAATTACTCCTGATAAAACAGTTATCTCCTATTGTCACGTAGGACTTGGAAGAGGATCTTTTGTATTTGCAGCTTTAAAACTTGCAGGATATCCTAAAGCAAAAGTTTATGTAGGTTCTTGGGACGAATGGGGTAACGACGCATCTTTACCTATAGAGCAGTAA
- a CDS encoding 4Fe-4S dicluster domain-containing protein, producing the protein MSKRQLAMVMDLNKCIGCQTCTVACKTQWTNRNGREYMYWNNVETHPGAGYPRNWMEAGGGFDQDGNLKDGIIPDLALDYGVPWDYNHDELFNGSLLQTKSDLQWGPNWDEDVGGGEYPNSYFFYIPRICNHCSNPGCLAACPREAIFKREQDGIVLVDLERCQGYRYCIAGCPYKKIYFNPKISKSEKCIFCFPRVERGLPPACAHQCVGRIRFVGFLDDEEGQVYKLVHKYKVALPLRPDFGTQPNVYYVPPLFEPPKFDDNMAPIEGSRRTPIEYLELLFGKEVHQALETLRKEMEKRARGEESELMDILIAYSHRDMFRLDNNYYQQEAAKKGLKGSEFFRIVDQRYLHGANTQRVEIKDYTFHEKVLPLPQKEKHGGH; encoded by the coding sequence ATGTCAAAAAGACAACTTGCAATGGTAATGGATTTAAATAAATGTATAGGTTGCCAAACTTGTACAGTTGCTTGTAAAACACAGTGGACGAACAGAAACGGAAGAGAATACATGTACTGGAACAATGTTGAGACACATCCTGGAGCTGGATACCCAAGAAACTGGATGGAAGCTGGTGGAGGATTTGATCAAGATGGTAATCTAAAGGACGGTATAATTCCAGACTTAGCATTAGACTATGGAGTACCATGGGATTACAACCACGATGAACTTTTCAATGGTTCACTTTTACAAACTAAGTCTGATTTACAGTGGGGACCAAACTGGGACGAAGATGTAGGAGGAGGAGAGTATCCAAACTCTTACTTCTTCTACATCCCAAGAATATGTAACCACTGTTCTAACCCAGGTTGTCTTGCAGCATGTCCAAGGGAAGCTATATTTAAAAGAGAGCAAGACGGTATAGTATTAGTTGACCTTGAAAGATGTCAAGGTTATAGATACTGTATAGCAGGTTGCCCTTACAAAAAGATATACTTTAACCCTAAAATATCTAAGTCTGAAAAGTGTATATTCTGCTTCCCAAGGGTAGAAAGAGGACTACCACCAGCTTGTGCTCACCAGTGTGTAGGTAGAATAAGATTTGTAGGATTTTTAGATGACGAAGAAGGACAAGTTTACAAATTAGTTCATAAATATAAAGTAGCTTTACCACTTAGACCTGACTTTGGAACTCAACCAAACGTTTACTATGTACCACCGTTGTTTGAACCACCAAAATTCGATGACAATATGGCTCCAATAGAAGGTTCAAGAAGAACTCCTATTGAATACTTAGAGCTTCTATTTGGAAAAGAAGTTCATCAAGCACTTGAAACTTTAAGAAAAGAAATGGAAAAAAGAGCAAGAGGAGAAGAATCAGAGTTAATGGATATTCTTATTGCATACTCCCACAGAGATATGTTCAGACTTGATAACAACTATTACCAACAAGAAGCTGCTAAAAAAGGACTTAAAGGTTCAGAGTTCTTCAGGATTGTAGATCAAAGATACTTACACGGTGCAAACACTCAAAGAGTAGAGATAAAAGACTACACATTCCACGAAAAGGTTTTACCACTTCCACAGAAAGAAAAACATGGTGGTCATTAA